The region AATGTTCCAAGTTTGGCTCTTTGAGTCTGTCTCAAGCCTCAAGGTGCATTTTCACACGACGAATAATCAAATAAGTGCCATTATCAAGCCCAAGTTCTATCCTTTACCCAAGCGACTTTATCTAATTTATTTTCGCTAGGATTAATTGTGCCATCTTTAAACGC is a window of Helicobacter ganmani DNA encoding:
- a CDS encoding Dyp-type peroxidase domain-containing protein, with translation MKWYQMGFNSCENCETPRNLFAFKDGTINPSENKLDKVAWVKDRTWA